Proteins encoded together in one Neobacillus sp. FSL H8-0543 window:
- a CDS encoding MDR family MFS transporter — protein MGLSIKSTNRPPYGILTVLMIGAFITFLNNTLLNIALPSIMVDLNIETSTVQWLTTGFMLVNGILIPATAFLIQKYSVRNLFLVAMGLFTAGTILAGTAHVFPILLGGRMIQASGSAIMMPLLMNVMLVAFPIEKRGAAMGIFGLILMAAPAIGPTLSGWIIEHYNWRMLFHFVTPIAVVVLLIGLFLLKDKKDKVDIKLDILSLLLSSAGFGGLLYGFSSAGNKGWNSPQVYGTIIIGVISLVVFVLRQSKLARPMLNFTIFKYPMFALSSAISMVINMAMFSGMLLIPIYVQTLRGISPMDAGLLMLPGAIVMALMSPITGKLFDRFGGRTLAITGLVIMTVTTYYFSELTFETTYTYLVILHAVRMFGMSMVMMPVSTNGLNQLPARFYPHGTAMNNTLNQVAGAIGTGLLITIMSNRTESQAKVLSEAAMANLKEQPTGVALTDLKQQITMQATLDGINFSFLVSTFIACIAIVLALFIKRAKPAEDTPEGIPQGKKIIPKLAKN, from the coding sequence ATGGGTCTATCAATAAAATCTACTAATCGGCCGCCATACGGGATCCTTACCGTTTTAATGATTGGGGCTTTTATTACATTTTTAAATAATACGTTATTAAATATTGCCCTGCCTTCAATCATGGTGGACTTGAATATCGAAACCTCAACTGTGCAATGGTTGACTACAGGTTTTATGTTAGTCAATGGGATTTTAATCCCGGCAACGGCATTTTTAATTCAGAAATATTCAGTACGGAACTTATTTTTAGTTGCAATGGGGTTATTTACAGCCGGGACGATTCTTGCTGGAACTGCCCATGTATTTCCAATTTTATTAGGGGGTCGGATGATCCAAGCATCTGGTTCCGCAATCATGATGCCGTTGTTAATGAATGTGATGTTAGTTGCCTTCCCAATCGAAAAAAGGGGAGCTGCAATGGGTATTTTTGGATTGATTTTAATGGCTGCACCTGCGATTGGTCCAACATTATCGGGGTGGATTATTGAACATTATAACTGGAGAATGCTTTTCCATTTTGTAACACCTATTGCGGTTGTTGTTTTATTAATTGGATTATTCTTATTAAAAGATAAAAAGGATAAAGTTGATATCAAACTTGATATACTGTCACTTCTATTATCAAGTGCTGGCTTTGGCGGGTTGCTATATGGCTTTAGTTCGGCAGGTAATAAAGGCTGGAATAGTCCTCAAGTCTATGGAACCATTATCATTGGGGTTATTTCCTTGGTAGTGTTTGTGTTAAGGCAATCGAAGTTAGCACGTCCAATGCTCAATTTCACCATATTTAAATACCCGATGTTTGCCTTATCATCAGCCATTTCTATGGTTATTAATATGGCTATGTTTTCAGGAATGCTATTAATTCCTATTTATGTTCAAACGCTTCGAGGGATATCGCCAATGGATGCTGGATTACTGATGCTACCTGGTGCGATTGTTATGGCATTGATGTCACCAATTACAGGGAAGTTATTTGATAGGTTTGGCGGTCGAACTTTAGCGATTACTGGATTAGTCATTATGACGGTAACAACCTATTATTTCAGTGAATTAACATTTGAAACTACCTATACTTATTTAGTTATTCTGCATGCTGTACGGATGTTTGGGATGTCGATGGTGATGATGCCAGTCTCAACAAATGGCTTAAATCAATTGCCCGCGCGTTTCTATCCGCATGGAACAGCAATGAACAATACACTAAATCAAGTTGCTGGTGCAATAGGTACAGGGTTATTAATAACAATCATGTCCAACCGTACAGAATCACAAGCAAAGGTACTCAGCGAAGCTGCCATGGCTAATTTAAAGGAGCAGCCAACGGGCGTTGCTCTGACAGATTTGAAACAGCAAATTACTATGCAGGCAACGCTAGATGGAATTAATTTTTCTTTCCTAGTATCAACATTTATAGCTTGTATTGCCATTGTGTTAGCTTTATTTATCAAACGGGCAAAACCAGCAGAAGACACACCAGAAGGAATTCCTCAAGGTAAAAAAATAATTCCTAAATTAGCAAAGAATTAA
- a CDS encoding CAP domain-containing protein — translation MLRFFMLLSVLFLLLFSWPLIEKQMEGTDLQKTIDHLLSEVTDLKENPETIAAFDSIKESFQELLKQFNLQAEELSDSKQEIEPNQKEIELNTPTEQMFSVYNIELGKPKSEIDHSFGAPKRSSINEYGTYWYTYHENYQDFFMVMYDEEDNVAGLYTNQGLIASTIGIKLDSSKESVRTKLGEPLTKIQKGMVIYQLQENSDNDIFQAGGAYVTIFYDKHEGDTVTAIQLISEDLEQKKTDFYTKASPSLKEGFELQMFDLTNATRVNHQLPILLWDDHVRETARSHSEDMAKNQYFDHTNLEGQSPFDRMEEDNVTFMLAGENLATGQLSSIFAHEGLMNSLGHRENILKEDYEFLGVGVAFNQKSQPYYTQNYFAK, via the coding sequence ATGCTTCGTTTTTTTATGCTATTATCTGTATTATTTTTACTGCTCTTTTCCTGGCCTCTTATAGAAAAACAAATGGAAGGTACTGATTTACAAAAGACGATTGACCATCTTCTATCTGAAGTAACCGACCTAAAAGAGAACCCTGAAACCATAGCTGCATTTGATTCAATAAAAGAATCATTTCAGGAATTATTAAAACAATTTAACTTACAGGCAGAGGAACTTTCGGATTCAAAACAGGAAATTGAACCCAATCAAAAGGAAATAGAATTAAACACCCCTACGGAACAAATGTTTTCTGTTTATAATATTGAACTTGGAAAACCAAAATCAGAGATTGATCACTCTTTCGGCGCTCCAAAGCGCTCATCCATTAATGAATATGGGACCTATTGGTATACCTATCATGAAAATTATCAGGACTTTTTTATGGTCATGTATGATGAAGAGGATAATGTGGCTGGGTTATATACAAACCAAGGATTAATTGCTTCAACAATTGGAATCAAACTAGATAGCTCGAAGGAAAGTGTTCGTACAAAGCTGGGTGAACCCCTAACTAAAATTCAAAAAGGTATGGTTATATATCAGCTGCAAGAAAATAGCGACAATGATATCTTCCAAGCGGGTGGCGCATATGTAACTATTTTTTACGATAAACACGAGGGAGACACCGTAACTGCGATTCAATTAATTAGTGAAGACTTGGAGCAAAAGAAAACAGATTTTTATACAAAAGCCAGTCCCTCCTTAAAGGAAGGCTTTGAGTTACAGATGTTCGATTTAACTAATGCTACCCGCGTCAATCATCAGCTCCCCATCCTTTTATGGGATGATCATGTTCGAGAAACCGCAAGGAGTCATAGCGAAGATATGGCAAAAAATCAGTATTTTGACCACACGAATCTTGAAGGACAATCCCCATTTGATCGTATGGAAGAGGATAATGTAACTTTTATGCTGGCAGGAGAAAACCTAGCGACAGGTCAATTAAGCAGTATTTTTGCCCATGAAGGTCTGATGAATTCCCTTGGACATCGGGAAAATATATTAAAAGAAGATTATGAATTTTTAGGGGTTGGTGTTGCCTTTAATCAAAAATCTCAGCCCTACTATACGCAAAACTATTTCGCGAAGTAA
- a CDS encoding alpha/beta-type small acid-soluble spore protein: MARNKLLVPGAGNVLDQMKEEISNEFGVQLGADTTARANGSVGGEMTKRLVAYAEQSLRNQQGQ; encoded by the coding sequence ATGGCAAGAAACAAACTTTTGGTTCCTGGTGCAGGTAATGTTCTGGATCAAATGAAAGAAGAAATTTCCAATGAGTTTGGAGTTCAACTTGGTGCTGATACGACCGCACGAGCGAATGGATCTGTCGGAGGCGAAATGACCAAACGGCTTGTCGCATACGCAGAACAATCGTTACGAAATCAACAAGGTCAATAG
- a CDS encoding TRAP transporter permease, with translation MSHYEEALSDEKQQELLDKYDPEAGTRKLKGIFRWIAFAGLLSFSLFHLYTGIFGMLTAQLQRSIHLGFALALIFLLFPARKKNRGKELKVAWYDIIFAGISVIVGAYWPIMIDELILRAGSLAELDFIVGLSAILLVLEATRRTVGLPITIISLIFMVYAVFGPYMPSFIAHRGLDLDRLVQTMFFTTEGILGTPLGVSSTFIFLFLLFGSFLIKTGVGQYFNDLSIAIAGRSVGGPAKVAVFSSALQGTISGSSVANVVTSGAFTIPMMKNLGYKKEFAGAVEAASSTGGQLMPPVMGAAAFLMVEFIGGISYWDIAKAAAIPAVLYFTGIWIMTHFEAKRLGLRGLTKEEIPNRKEIFSKLYLLLPIIAVVVLLMSGLSVIRSALWSIVITVVVSAVKKETRIGFKGLVGALVDGARSALGVAAATAAAGIIVGVVTKTGLGLKMANGLLDIAGGALLPTLFLTMIASLILGMGSPTTANYVITSTIAAPAIILLGVPDLSAHLFVFYFGIVADITPPVALAAFAAAAVSGGEPFRTGVESTKLAISAFIIPYMFVLSPELLMIDTTWTQLIWVVFTALIGMLAISAGVIGFWMRKLLWFERIAAVLTGLCLIYPESISDIIGLVSFVGLFAFQVFYKGSRVPKNQTN, from the coding sequence TTGAGTCATTATGAAGAGGCCCTTTCTGATGAAAAACAACAGGAGCTTTTGGATAAGTATGATCCAGAGGCAGGAACAAGAAAGTTAAAAGGAATCTTTAGATGGATTGCCTTTGCAGGCTTATTATCGTTTTCATTATTTCATCTATATACAGGAATATTCGGTATGTTAACGGCACAGCTTCAACGCTCGATTCATTTAGGTTTTGCACTTGCACTCATATTTTTACTATTTCCAGCACGGAAAAAAAATCGGGGAAAAGAACTTAAGGTTGCTTGGTATGATATTATCTTTGCAGGTATTTCAGTCATTGTTGGTGCCTATTGGCCAATTATGATAGATGAATTGATTTTAAGGGCGGGTAGCTTAGCTGAACTTGATTTTATTGTCGGTCTGTCTGCCATTCTATTAGTATTAGAAGCAACTCGCCGTACGGTTGGTTTACCTATCACCATCATTTCTCTGATTTTTATGGTGTACGCTGTTTTCGGCCCGTACATGCCATCATTTATTGCACATCGCGGACTAGACCTAGATCGTTTAGTGCAAACGATGTTCTTTACTACAGAAGGGATTCTCGGTACCCCATTGGGTGTATCATCCACTTTTATCTTTCTATTCTTATTATTTGGTTCCTTTTTAATTAAAACAGGCGTTGGCCAATATTTTAATGATCTTTCAATTGCAATTGCGGGGAGAAGTGTCGGTGGTCCGGCAAAAGTAGCCGTTTTTTCTAGCGCACTGCAGGGAACAATTAGTGGAAGCTCCGTTGCGAATGTGGTTACTTCTGGTGCCTTTACGATTCCAATGATGAAAAATCTCGGTTATAAAAAAGAGTTTGCAGGCGCTGTCGAGGCTGCCTCATCTACAGGAGGCCAATTGATGCCGCCAGTAATGGGGGCTGCTGCTTTCCTTATGGTTGAGTTTATTGGGGGAATCTCCTATTGGGATATTGCAAAAGCAGCAGCGATTCCGGCCGTCCTTTATTTTACAGGAATATGGATAATGACACATTTTGAAGCCAAGCGATTGGGACTTCGAGGGTTAACTAAAGAAGAAATCCCCAATCGAAAAGAAATCTTTAGTAAGCTTTATTTATTGTTGCCAATTATCGCCGTTGTCGTTTTATTAATGTCTGGTTTAAGTGTGATTCGGTCTGCTCTATGGTCTATTGTGATAACTGTTGTGGTTAGTGCAGTTAAAAAGGAAACTAGAATTGGTTTTAAAGGACTGGTTGGTGCTCTGGTTGATGGAGCTAGATCGGCACTTGGCGTGGCTGCAGCTACAGCAGCTGCTGGTATTATTGTTGGGGTTGTAACTAAAACTGGTTTAGGATTGAAGATGGCTAATGGATTGCTTGATATAGCTGGAGGTGCCTTGCTTCCTACCTTATTTTTGACAATGATTGCTTCCTTGATCCTTGGTATGGGTTCGCCAACAACAGCGAACTATGTAATAACATCAACCATTGCAGCACCAGCGATCATATTATTAGGTGTACCAGATTTATCTGCCCACTTGTTTGTGTTTTATTTCGGGATAGTAGCAGACATCACACCTCCAGTGGCATTAGCCGCATTTGCAGCAGCTGCTGTTTCAGGCGGAGAACCTTTCCGAACGGGAGTTGAGTCAACCAAACTAGCTATATCAGCATTCATCATCCCGTATATGTTTGTTTTATCACCTGAATTATTGATGATTGATACCACATGGACACAATTAATTTGGGTAGTATTTACCGCATTGATTGGAATGCTAGCAATCTCTGCAGGGGTTATTGGCTTTTGGATGCGAAAATTACTTTGGTTTGAGCGAATTGCAGCTGTCTTAACAGGCTTGTGTTTAATTTATCCAGAAAGTATTAGTGATATCATCGGTTTGGTTTCGTTTGTAGGATTGTTTGCTTTTCAAGTTTTCTATAAAGGTAGCCGAGTTCCTAAAAACCAGACAAATTAA
- a CDS encoding DUF1850 domain-containing protein: MNKKTILILLICCIFCIIIAAIPLQQAIVFQPNYTNDKLAYIPVKNGDNFKIKYTHSIHLSDVIESYKVTLSQSIQQYELVYEDFSIGMPANAAAGEIFEQQDGKYYIKNMKLIFPFFHLRIGQVRANHRVIFKSKEYPLSRSLQPGISVKVEIRKLNFFEQWRGVNILESL; encoded by the coding sequence ATGAACAAAAAAACCATCCTAATTCTACTAATCTGCTGTATTTTTTGTATCATTATAGCAGCTATTCCCTTACAACAGGCAATTGTCTTCCAACCAAACTATACCAACGATAAACTTGCCTACATACCCGTCAAAAACGGGGACAATTTTAAAATTAAATACACTCATTCTATTCATTTATCTGATGTTATTGAAAGCTATAAGGTTACTCTTAGCCAAAGTATTCAACAATATGAGCTGGTCTATGAAGATTTTTCCATTGGAATGCCTGCGAATGCGGCGGCAGGAGAAATATTTGAACAACAGGATGGGAAGTATTACATCAAAAATATGAAACTTATTTTTCCTTTTTTTCATTTGCGAATCGGACAGGTCCGGGCAAATCATCGGGTGATTTTTAAGAGCAAGGAGTATCCATTATCTCGTTCTCTCCAACCAGGGATCTCTGTCAAAGTGGAAATACGTAAGCTAAACTTTTTTGAGCAATGGAGAGGAGTGAATATCCTTGAGTCATTATGA
- a CDS encoding TAXI family TRAP transporter solute-binding subunit: MKKKSFFLSLVFLLTLSMILAACGSKEVDEEKADPEKGAEVEEKPEFISILTGGTGGTYYPLGGSFAKIIGDETGIETNAETSGASAENMTTLKNGDAEIAFSQTDIASYATEGKLMFEGKAVDNVMAIATLYPETIQIVTTKKSGITSVEDLKGKKVSVGAPGSGTAPNAEQILEVHGMTFDDIKKQDLSFDESTQGIQDGTIDAAFVTAGTPTGAVEGLSATEDVVIISIEQDKIDALIQKYPYYVKDEVPSGTYGLESAITTVAVQAMLVVSSDLSKAVVYDITKAIFENLDKVTHAKGKLIKVENALNGVGIEVHPGAQKYFDEKGVKAQ; encoded by the coding sequence ATGAAAAAGAAAAGTTTTTTCCTATCATTGGTTTTTCTATTAACACTTTCTATGATTCTTGCAGCCTGTGGTAGTAAGGAAGTTGACGAGGAAAAGGCTGATCCGGAAAAAGGGGCAGAAGTAGAGGAAAAGCCCGAATTTATTAGTATACTTACCGGCGGTACCGGTGGAACCTATTACCCGCTAGGTGGTTCTTTTGCAAAAATTATTGGAGATGAAACAGGGATTGAAACAAATGCTGAGACAAGCGGGGCGTCGGCAGAAAACATGACCACACTAAAAAACGGTGACGCGGAAATAGCTTTTAGCCAAACAGATATTGCCTCGTATGCAACCGAGGGTAAATTAATGTTTGAGGGTAAAGCTGTCGATAATGTAATGGCGATTGCTACCCTTTATCCAGAGACGATTCAAATTGTAACAACTAAAAAATCTGGAATTACATCCGTGGAGGATTTAAAGGGCAAAAAGGTTTCAGTAGGGGCACCTGGTTCCGGAACAGCTCCAAATGCTGAACAAATTCTTGAAGTTCACGGAATGACTTTTGATGATATTAAGAAACAGGATCTTTCCTTTGATGAGTCTACTCAAGGAATTCAAGATGGAACCATTGATGCGGCATTTGTAACAGCTGGTACACCAACTGGTGCAGTGGAAGGATTATCGGCTACAGAGGATGTTGTGATTATTTCGATAGAACAGGATAAGATTGATGCGCTAATTCAAAAGTATCCATACTATGTAAAAGATGAAGTTCCATCTGGTACTTATGGGTTAGAGAGTGCCATTACAACCGTAGCTGTTCAAGCGATGCTTGTTGTCAGCAGCGATCTTTCAAAAGCTGTAGTTTACGATATTACAAAGGCAATCTTTGAGAATTTAGATAAGGTAACACATGCAAAAGGGAAATTAATTAAGGTGGAAAATGCTCTTAATGGGGTTGGGATTGAAGTACATCCAGGAGCACAAAAGTACTTTGATGAAAAAGGGGTAAAGGCGCAATAA
- a CDS encoding malate synthase G — MTNYVKVGNLQVASGLYSFINQKALPGTGVEANRFWLGVETIFEGLTPKNKRLLTRRGELQDAINQWHKENKSFEFDKYKQFLKEIGYLELEGEDFQITTENVDEEVALKAGPQLVVPSDNARYALNAANARWGSLYDALYGTDAISEEGGAHKAGNYNPIRGEKVISFAKSFLDQVASLKQSSHKEAINYAIVDGRLAVSLNNGNTTSLQDDTKLVGFQGKPEEPLGILLQNNGLYFEIQVDRSHPIGQSDQAGIKDIFIESALSTIIDCEDSVAAVDADDKVLVYQNWLGLMKGDLTASFTKGGKTVTRTLNPDRLYTSVKGEEISLKARSLMFIRTVGHLMTSNAILTKDGEEVPEGIMDTVFASLIAMHSLLGNGKYQNSSKGSIYIVKPKMHGSEEVAFAGELFDRVEDLLGLERNTLKIGVMDEERRTSLNLKACIREVKERIVFINTGFLDRTGDEIHTSMEIGPMIRKNNMKSATWLQSYEKSNVIVGLDAGLQGRAQIGKGMWAMPDLMSEMLKQKIGHVQAGANTAWVPSPTAATLHVLHYHQLDVRDVQEKLKKETNNLQDDILDIPVESEINWSIEEIQQELDNNAQGILGYVVRWVDQGIGCSKVPDINNIGLMEDRATLRISSQHMANWLHHGICSKKQVLETLKRMAKVVDEQNAGDTAYHSMAEDFEQSIAFQAACDLVFKGYEQPNGYTEPILHRRRLEAKAKDSVNS, encoded by the coding sequence ATGACAAACTATGTCAAGGTGGGAAATCTTCAAGTAGCTTCTGGACTCTATAGTTTTATTAATCAGAAAGCATTACCAGGAACCGGCGTAGAAGCTAACAGATTTTGGTTAGGTGTTGAAACGATTTTCGAGGGTCTAACACCAAAAAACAAGCGGCTGTTAACTCGTAGAGGTGAATTGCAAGACGCAATAAATCAATGGCATAAAGAAAATAAGAGCTTTGAATTTGATAAATATAAACAATTTTTGAAAGAGATAGGCTATTTAGAACTAGAGGGAGAGGATTTTCAAATTACAACAGAGAATGTGGATGAAGAAGTGGCACTAAAAGCTGGACCGCAGTTAGTTGTACCCTCCGATAATGCCCGTTATGCACTTAACGCTGCCAATGCTCGTTGGGGTAGCCTTTACGATGCGTTATATGGCACTGATGCAATTAGCGAGGAAGGAGGAGCCCATAAAGCAGGGAATTATAATCCGATCCGCGGGGAAAAGGTTATTTCATTTGCGAAAAGTTTTCTTGATCAAGTAGCCTCACTTAAGCAATCTTCCCATAAGGAAGCAATTAACTATGCAATTGTGGATGGCAGATTGGCAGTTTCTCTAAATAACGGAAATACAACCAGTCTTCAAGATGATACGAAACTTGTTGGGTTTCAAGGAAAACCAGAGGAACCCTTGGGTATTTTACTTCAAAATAACGGACTTTACTTCGAAATTCAGGTCGATCGAAGCCATCCGATTGGTCAGTCAGATCAAGCGGGCATTAAAGATATTTTTATAGAATCAGCGTTATCAACCATTATTGATTGTGAGGATTCAGTAGCAGCGGTTGATGCAGATGATAAAGTATTAGTTTATCAAAATTGGCTTGGATTGATGAAGGGGGACTTAACAGCCTCGTTCACAAAGGGAGGAAAAACGGTAACTAGAACACTCAATCCAGATCGGCTTTATACTTCCGTAAAGGGAGAGGAAATTTCCTTAAAAGCACGGTCGCTTATGTTCATTCGAACCGTAGGTCATTTAATGACAAGTAATGCCATTTTAACTAAGGATGGGGAAGAGGTTCCTGAAGGAATAATGGATACTGTATTCGCTAGTTTGATTGCCATGCATTCACTGCTAGGAAATGGAAAATATCAAAATTCCTCTAAAGGCTCCATTTATATTGTTAAGCCAAAAATGCATGGTTCAGAAGAAGTGGCCTTTGCAGGCGAGCTTTTTGACCGTGTCGAGGATTTGCTTGGACTTGAAAGGAATACACTAAAAATTGGTGTCATGGATGAGGAACGCCGTACATCATTGAACTTGAAAGCATGTATTCGTGAAGTTAAAGAGAGAATTGTCTTTATTAATACTGGATTCTTAGACCGGACAGGGGATGAAATCCATACTTCTATGGAAATTGGTCCGATGATTCGAAAAAATAATATGAAATCTGCAACATGGCTGCAAAGTTATGAAAAATCTAATGTCATTGTTGGTCTTGATGCAGGTTTACAGGGGCGTGCTCAAATCGGAAAAGGGATGTGGGCAATGCCTGACTTAATGTCAGAAATGCTGAAACAAAAAATTGGTCATGTTCAAGCCGGAGCAAATACGGCCTGGGTTCCATCTCCAACGGCCGCAACTCTGCACGTCCTTCATTATCATCAATTGGATGTAAGGGATGTCCAAGAAAAACTAAAAAAGGAAACAAATAATTTACAAGATGATATTTTAGACATACCAGTAGAAAGCGAGATAAATTGGTCTATAGAGGAAATTCAACAAGAGCTTGATAATAATGCTCAAGGGATTCTTGGTTATGTTGTTCGCTGGGTGGACCAAGGAATTGGTTGTTCAAAAGTGCCTGATATTAATAATATCGGACTTATGGAAGACCGAGCGACACTTCGGATTTCAAGTCAACATATGGCTAATTGGCTACATCATGGAATATGTTCGAAGAAACAAGTTCTTGAAACGTTAAAGAGAATGGCTAAAGTGGTTGATGAGCAAAATGCTGGAGATACAGCTTATCATTCAATGGCTGAGGATTTTGAGCAATCGATTGCATTTCAGGCTGCTTGTGACCTGGTATTTAAAGGCTATGAGCAACCTAACGGTTATACAGAACCAATTTTGCACCGTCGTCGCCTTGAAGCAAAGGCAAAGGATTCAGTTAACAGTTAA
- the ftsZ gene encoding cell division protein FtsZ: protein MWEFDMDIDQVARIKVIGVGGGGNNAVNRMIEGGVQGVEFIAVNTDAQALNLSKAEIKMQIGASLTRGLGAGANPEVGRKAVEESYKQIEDVLKGADMVFVTAGMGGGTGTGAAPAIAQISRQLGALTIGVVTRPFGFEGRKRAANASAGIEALRAAVDTLIIVPNDRLLQIVDKKTPMIQAFREADNVLRQGVQGISDLIAVPGLINLDFADVKTIMSNQGTALMGIGSAKGEGRAVEAAKKAISSPLLETSIHGAQGVLMNITGGTDLSLYEVQEAADIVGSAADKELNMIFGSIINENLKDEILITVIATGFSDVEKTNLSATSDPTKGVMSKPQSNRREQLKREEPVRQDYNQQRQDPEDSLDIPTFLRNRNKRS from the coding sequence ATGTGGGAATTTGACATGGATATAGATCAGGTTGCGAGGATAAAAGTAATTGGTGTCGGCGGAGGCGGAAATAACGCGGTAAACCGAATGATTGAAGGTGGAGTACAAGGGGTAGAATTTATTGCTGTAAACACAGATGCTCAAGCCCTTAACCTATCAAAAGCAGAAATTAAGATGCAAATTGGTGCATCCTTAACCAGGGGGTTAGGAGCAGGTGCAAACCCGGAAGTTGGTAGAAAAGCAGTAGAAGAAAGCTACAAACAGATAGAAGATGTATTAAAAGGGGCAGACATGGTCTTTGTCACCGCTGGAATGGGCGGAGGAACAGGAACGGGTGCTGCACCTGCAATCGCACAAATCTCTCGCCAACTTGGCGCTTTAACGATTGGTGTAGTTACACGTCCGTTTGGGTTTGAAGGGCGTAAGCGTGCTGCTAACGCCTCAGCTGGAATCGAGGCATTGAGGGCAGCTGTAGACACGTTAATTATTGTTCCCAATGATCGGTTATTACAAATAGTAGATAAAAAAACACCGATGATTCAAGCCTTTAGGGAAGCAGATAATGTCCTTCGTCAAGGTGTTCAAGGGATTTCTGATTTAATCGCTGTACCTGGATTAATTAATCTTGATTTCGCTGACGTAAAAACAATTATGTCTAATCAAGGTACAGCCTTAATGGGTATAGGATCGGCGAAAGGGGAAGGCCGAGCTGTTGAAGCCGCCAAAAAGGCCATTTCCAGTCCATTACTCGAAACCTCCATCCATGGTGCACAAGGTGTACTCATGAACATCACTGGGGGAACTGATTTAAGTCTATATGAGGTTCAAGAGGCTGCAGACATAGTTGGTTCTGCTGCAGATAAGGAATTGAATATGATTTTTGGATCAATTATTAACGAAAACTTAAAAGATGAAATTCTGATAACGGTCATTGCGACTGGTTTTTCAGATGTAGAAAAGACGAACTTAAGTGCGACTTCAGATCCAACAAAGGGTGTAATGTCAAAACCCCAGTCAAATAGGCGTGAACAGCTAAAGCGTGAAGAACCCGTACGTCAGGACTATAATCAACAAAGGCAAGATCCGGAAGATTCATTAGATATCCCAACCTTTTTGCGTAACCGCAACAAAAGATCATAA
- a CDS encoding DUF1002 domain-containing protein, whose product MRLGNYFKNAAITVLLILVLFISSTGIALASTGEEGINEKYGLPVVVLGEALSESQKEEVRKLFDVDDSSKVKEITVTGEDLVTYINGQRHSNMYSSAKIVRKDTGEGLVIKQVTPENITEVTDEMYANALLTAGVQDAIVYVASPVKVSGHSALVGIYKAYDEGKGTGLDKERTEVANEELNLATDLAKKEGMDKEKVSELLTEIKKEIAEQNPATKEDLIKIIDEKLKTLEINLSEKDRQLLIDLFEKMRDLNINFDSVKSQLENLSKDIQQRIDEAVGEKGFLQTIADFFKNLIESIKSLFS is encoded by the coding sequence ATGAGATTAGGAAATTATTTTAAGAATGCTGCAATTACTGTATTACTTATATTGGTTTTATTTATTAGCAGTACAGGCATTGCCTTAGCCTCAACAGGGGAAGAAGGCATCAATGAAAAGTACGGATTGCCCGTAGTTGTTTTGGGGGAAGCATTATCTGAGTCACAAAAAGAAGAAGTTAGAAAGCTTTTTGATGTGGATGACAGCAGTAAGGTAAAAGAGATTACTGTAACGGGAGAAGATCTCGTTACTTACATTAATGGGCAGCGACACTCCAATATGTACTCCTCGGCAAAAATCGTTCGAAAAGACACAGGTGAAGGGCTGGTAATTAAGCAGGTAACACCTGAAAATATTACTGAAGTTACCGATGAAATGTATGCGAATGCACTGTTGACTGCAGGGGTACAGGATGCGATTGTCTATGTGGCCTCACCTGTTAAAGTAAGCGGACATTCCGCACTTGTTGGAATCTACAAGGCATACGACGAAGGAAAAGGCACCGGACTAGATAAGGAACGAACAGAAGTGGCCAATGAAGAGTTGAATCTTGCAACAGATTTAGCAAAAAAAGAAGGTATGGATAAGGAAAAGGTAAGTGAGTTACTAACGGAGATTAAAAAGGAAATTGCTGAGCAAAATCCAGCAACGAAGGAAGATTTGATAAAAATCATAGATGAAAAGCTAAAGACTCTGGAAATCAACTTAAGTGAAAAAGACCGTCAGCTGTTAATAGATTTGTTTGAAAAAATGCGCGACCTTAATATCAATTTTGATAGTGTGAAATCGCAGCTTGAAAATCTTTCAAAGGACATACAGCAGCGAATTGATGAAGCAGTGGGAGAAAAAGGATTTTTGCAAACAATAGCCGACTTCTTCAAAAATTTAATTGAAAGTATTAAAAGTCTTTTTTCTTAA